A stretch of DNA from Hoeflea ulvae:
GGCGCAACAGTGCCGATCATGGGCTGGTCGCGCGAAGTGGGCGACGTGCGCGCGCCGCATTTCTTCGCCACCCATGCCATGCATGCGCTTCCGCTTGCCGGCCTGCTCGCCACTGCCCTGCTGCCGCAAAGAATGGCATCCCGCGCTGTGTGGGTCTTTGCCATCCTGTTCACCATATTGGTCACGGCAAGCTTCGCCGGCTCGATGGCCGGCCTGCCGTTGATACCGGAATTCTGATGCCGGGCATCCATGACAACGCACCCGCTCCAAAGCTTGCAATCGCGCGGTTGCTCGGCTATAGCGGCCACGTCCGTGCAGACACCCTTGGAGGCAACGCGGATGAGGCGCCGGAAACGGCGCTTGATGTTTTTTGGGACCAGCGCAAGCTTGTCACCGGAAAGCAGCCCCAGATTAGAACCTCGAAAGGACTTGCCATGAGCAATGTTGCATATGAGCTTAAGGCCGAGGCGCGCGAACGGGTTGGTAAGGGGTCCGCCCGTGAACTTCGCCGCAACGGTTTGATTCCCGCCGTCATCTATGGTGACAAGAAAGAACCCGTCTCCATCGCGCTCTCGCGCAATGAAGTCACCAAGAAGATGCATGCCGGCGGCTTCTTCACCACGCTTGCGACCATTGAGGTCGAAGGCAAGAAGTACAGTGTGCTGCCCAAGGACATTCAGCTGGATCCCGTGCGCGACTTCGTCCTGCATGTCGACTTCCTGCGCGTGTCGAAAAACACCCAGGTGACTGTGGACATTCCGGTTCACTTCGAAAACGAAGAGAAGTCCCCCGGCCTCAAGCGCGGCGGCGTTCTCAACGTCGTGCGTCACACGGTCGAATTCCACTGCCCGGCCAATTCGATCCCG
This window harbors:
- a CDS encoding 50S ribosomal protein L25/general stress protein Ctc, with product MSNVAYELKAEARERVGKGSARELRRNGLIPAVIYGDKKEPVSIALSRNEVTKKMHAGGFFTTLATIEVEGKKYSVLPKDIQLDPVRDFVLHVDFLRVSKNTQVTVDIPVHFENEEKSPGLKRGGVLNVVRHTVEFHCPANSIPDSIQVDLTGLEIGDGIHISHVTLPEGVEPTITDRDFTIATIASPAGLKSDDNAAGEDDAADEAAEGDSED